Genomic window (Sulfurovum sp. NBC37-1):
ATGTTCTTCGGCAGTACAGAACGCATGAAGTCCGTCTCCGCTGCGCACACTGCCGCACTGGCAGCTTTCAAGACTCTGCAGGCCGGAGACCGTGTGGGTGCGGTGGTCTACAACAACGATGAGGTAAAGTTCTTCAAAGCAACAGCCAGCAAAAAAGGGGTGGTGCAAATACTCACCGAAGTGGAGCGTCAGAACCGCCTTCTCAAAGCGACCAATGTCAACAATTCCCCCAAAACGCTCAACGAAGCGCTCAAGATCGTCAGCTCGCTTGCCAAACATGACGACCTTGTCCTCATGATAGGTGACGGCCGTGCGCTCGATGCAGAGACAAGAAGACATGTGACACGCATCTCTGCCCACAACGACGTGATGGCCGTACTCGTCTATGACCCTATGGAAGAACAGATCGTGGAATCACCTTCGCTTTTCTTCTCTGACGGTGTCGAAACGGTCGATGTGGATTCCACCTCAGGCAGCTTCAAAAAGAAGTTCGACCAGAGGCTTGAGCTGCGCAAAGAGCAGATGCAGCACCTCTCACGAAAGAATGCCATTCCTGTGCTGAGTATCTCCACGGCTGAACCGGTCGCCGACCAGCTCTACAGACAGTTGAACATGCAGGGGGCACGCTGATGTCTACCGATGTGAACAAAACGCTCGAAGCATTGGGATCGCTCGACAAGTTACATGATATTATCACCCCCGAACCCGTTGGGTTTTTCCCTTTGGCATCGGGATGGTACATCCTCTTGGCACTGCTGGCGGCCTGGCTCTTTCATGTCGGTTTCCTGCGCTACAAAGCCTACCAGAGGAACCGTTACCGAAGAGACGCACTGAATGAACTCGGGAGTGAGAAAAGCGCTTCGGAGTTGCTCTCTCTTGCCAAGCGTGTGGCACTCTCCGCCTATGGCAGGGAACAGGTCGCCAGACTTTCCGGCGAGGCATGGTGGAACTTCATGGAAACATATTCCCAAACACAAGTCCCGCAATCCCTGCGCGACGAAGCGGACAAAGTACTTTACCTGCCGGGCTATGAAATCTCCCCGGAAGACCATAGCGCACTTTACAAGGTGACCAAGGTATGGATAAGTACCCACAAAGGAGGCAAAGCATGATAGAATTTGCCTACCCCTGGGTCTTTATACTGACCGTTCTGCCTTTCATCATCAACAGGGCACCGCTCTATTACATTTCCAAAAGAATGGCGCTGCGCATCAGCTTTAAAGAGGACATCGATGCGGCGATGGAGAGTAGGCAGGAGGTCAGCGGTATCTCAAGGGCGACCAAAGGAGAGAAGTTCCTTCTCTTCATTCTTTACGTTCTGGTGCTGAGCGCATTGGCCAAACCAAACCTCATAGGCGAACCCGTCACCAAGGATGTATCGCAAAGAGAGCTGCTCATCTCCGTGGACCTCTCAGGCTCTATGATGACCAAGGATTTCGTCAACAAAGAGGGCAAGGCCATTGATCGTCTCGAAGCGGTCAAGATGGTACTGCGCGATTTCCTGAAAGAACGCAAAGGTGAAAAGATAGGGCTGATCCTTTTCGGAAATGCCGCATTTGTCCAGGCACCTTTTACCCAGGACCTTGATGCACTCGAACACCTGCTCGACAGCCTGCGTGTCGGCATGGCCGGGCCGCAGACCGCAATGGGGGACTCCATAGGGCTGGCTGTGAAAATGTTTCGTGAAAGCAACGTGACAGACCGTATGCTCATCGTGATGAGCGACGGAGATGATACGGGCTCCAAAGTGCCTCCGAAGACCTCGGCCGAGCTCGCGGCAAAGAACGGGGTGAATGTCTTTACCATCGGCATCGGTGATCCCAAGAACGCCGGAGAGCATCCTATCGACACGGATACACTTAAAGAGATCGCAGCCATTACCGGTGGCAAATTCTACTATGCCTGGAACCTTGATGACCTTCAGGATATCTACAAGCAGATAGACAAGCTCAAACCCAAGGAGATCAAAGTGTTGAGCTACAGGCCGGTCAAAGAACTCTTTGCCTATCCGCTGCTGGCAGCGATCCTGCTGCTGCTTTTACAGGGTGCGTGGGTCTTCTGGCAGCATAAAAGGAGGGGTGCATGAGTTTCTTTGAAGCTTTTCATTTCCTAAGACCAGAGTGGCTCCTGCTGCTCATCCCCTCCTGGGCACTGGTCTACTGGCTGCTGAAAAATCAGGACGACATGGGGAAATGGCAGAAGATCATCAATCCCAAGCTGCTGAAACATTTGCTGCTCAACCCCGACAGGCAGCATTCCAAAATCGCCGCTCCATGGCATCTGGGCGCAGTACTGACCCTGATGGTACTGGCAGTGAGCGGACCAAGCTGGAAACTCAAACCCAACCCCTTCGCCGATGACCTGACCAGGGTCGTGCTGGTACAGAAGGTGGCGCCAAGTATGCTGACCACCGACATCACCCCTACACGTCTGGCCAGAGCCGGCATCAAAATGCAGGATCTCTTGGGACTGAGAAAAGATACGGCCGCGGCGCTCGTCGCCTACAGCGGTACGGCTCACCTGGTACTGCCCGCCACCAAAGACCACATGATCCTAAAAAGCTTCGCCCAGGCACTGGAACCTGCCATTATGCCGATGGAGGGAGACAATCTGCAGGACGCGCTCCTGCTGGCGGGCAAAGAGCTCAAGGACCAGAGCGGTACGATCATCATACTGATAGATGCCGTCAGTCCCTCCGCTGTCCAGGCAGCACTGAAGGCAGGCTTTCCCAAGTCGCAAAAGGTGATCTTCTGGCGTATCGCATCCAAAGAGCTCTCGAGCCCTCAGGAGTTTGAACGTGCCGCATCACTGATAGACGGTGAGTATGTAGGCTACACACCCGATATGCAGGATGTCAAAACCATTGACGAAATGATAGAGAAGCACTTTCACAACGCACACAAAGAAGATGCCACACGCTATGAAGATGGCGGGTATGTGCTGGTGCCGTTGATCTTCCTGCTGCTGATTCTGTGGGCAAGACAGGGCTTCATCGCCGAACTGTGGAGGGTCTCATGAGAATGTATTTCAAGTATAATCCGACACTGATACCCTTCGCCGTTATAGCGCTTCTTAGCGTACTGTGGCTTTTTTTTGGGTACAACGGCAGCGTTTCGGGGCTCTTTATCACACCTGACCAGGCGGGACAGCGTGCCTACAACAAAGGTGAATACAAAAAGGCCGCTGCTCTTTTTGAGAACAGTGACTGGAAAGGTGCCGCCCTCTTCAGGGCAGGCGAGTTCAAAAAAGCCAAAGCCATTTACCAGACACGTACTTCCAAAGAGGGCAAGTTCAACCTTGGGAATACACTGGTGATGCTGGGACTCTATGACAATGCCATCAAGGCATACGAGCTTGCACTTAAGATCGATCCGGACTTTAAGGAAGCGCAGGAGAACCTTGTCATCGCCGAAGCCCGAAAGAAACTCAAAGAGGTAGAAAACAGCGGCGAAGAGGGTGTAGGGAAACTGGGTGCGGACAAGATCGTCTTTGACAACAAGGAGAACAAAGGTGTAGAGGTCGAGGAGAGAGGCGAAGTACAATCCGCGCAGAATAATCCACAGTGGCTTGACAGGCTTCAAACGGGTCCCAAAGAGTTCCTGAAGAACAAATTCGCGTTCCAGTACAAGTTCGGGGAGGAGAAGCAATGAAAAAGCTGCTACTGCTCTGGGCTCTGATGAGTCTGATGCTCTTTGCTGCCGAAGGGGCGATCAAAGGCGATTTCAAAGTGTCTGTCGCGCCTTATGAGAAGCTTTACACGTCCGAGAAAGTCGTTGTCAACATAGAACTGCTCAGCAGTGCCTTCTCCATTACCGACGCGAAAATAGGGTTGGAGAATACGGCAGACTACATTGTACAGGCACCCAAAAGCGCGGGCTACCTTCAGACCATAGAAGTTGACGGAGAAGAGTGGCAGAAGGTACACTATGAGTACGCCCTCTATCCACTTCGCAGCGGCACTTTGGAGATCAAACCTTTCAAGATCAGCTTCTCCGCCTCCATGGGGTACGGACAGAAGAAAGAGCACTTCACCTTTACCACCGAACCGTTGCAACTGCGTGTAGATATGCAAACAGGAGTCAAAAAAGGCAGCTTCGTACTCTCTACAGAGGAGTACCGGGTCACTTCCAAGCTCAAACCCGCAAAACACAAACTCATTGTGGGCAATGCCCTGGAATTCACCGTTACACAGCAAGCCAAAGGCGTACCGGACATACTCCTGCCTGCCGTGCACTACCGTTCTTCACCGCTGCTGCGCGTCTATGACAAAGAGCCTCTGCTCAAGGAGGACCTCAAAGGAAAGTATGACGCCTCCAGAATGGACCGGTTCACCTTCGTCGCCATGCAGGAGGGGAACATTACCCTGGAGGCGCACACACTGCTGTGGTGGGACAGCAAAAATGAGAAGATCAAAAGAGAGACCGTCCCGGCCATAAGCCTGGAGATCAGCACTGACCCACAGATCGCCATCGACGCCCAAAAGAAAGCCCGTCACAAACTGATGCTGACCGCCGGTGCGATATTCCTGTTACTACTCATCATGGCTGTGATCCTCTACCCAAGGATCCAATGTTACATCAGCGAATACAGACACCGATACGAAGAGAGTGAAAAAGGGAAGTTCGATACCCTGATCAAAACACTTCACAAAGCGTCCATACGGGAAGTTTATGGCGCATTCTACCGCTGGCTTGAGTGTGTGGATGTGCAGTTGGCAAGAGTCGGATTTGTCAAACTCCGAAGGGACTATCCGGAGTTCACGGACACATTGGACGACTTCGAGAACGCATTGGCCAGGCAGGATGAAACATTGGATAAAAGAAAGCTCGAAGAGATGTTCAAGCACTTAAGAGAACAACTGCTTGTCAGCAAACAGCTCAAGAACAACGGTCTGGCAAAAACGATCAATCCATAACCGCATATACCCAAATCTCGAAATAGAATTCTTGTAATCTTTGCCATGCTCGTGTCCATGGGGTTTGTTTTCATGTTTGAGGCGTGCCCGTAGGTGCGGTGATGAGCAGGAAGCGAAGCCCATGAATGCAATGATTGTGAAGAGTGGTGAATTTCTATTTCGCGATTTGGGGTGAAGCAGGGCAGGTACCGATTAACCTATGCTACTGTATAATAATCCTACAATTCAGAAAAAAGGAAAATTTATGTCAAAACTCTTAAAAACAGCGATCGCGGCAGTGATGATCACCGGACTGACAGGCTGCGTCTCAACAAACGATATCAAAGTGGAGACCGTCAAATCCGAAAAAGCGAACCTCAAAGGATACAAGACCTATGAGATTATCAAAGAGAGCGGGGCGGTCGATACGACCAAGAAAGATCCGGCACTCAAAGGTGTCGATGTAGATGCCGGTATAAAAAAGATGATCAAAGAGACGCTGGCGAAAAAGGGAAAAACGGAAGTCAAGGCCGACCCTGACTTCTATGTGGCGTATCTCTTCGGTACGGATATGGACGCTTTGGAGATCAAACTCGATAAGGAGGGGGCAACAACGATCAAAAACGTGCCTGCAGCCGCTATGGTCCTCATGCTCGTGGATGCCGATACCGGCTCCATCCTCTGGATGTCCACTGCCGAAGCAGACTATAAGAACCTGCCGATCGAAGCAAAACGCGAGCGCATGAAATACGCGATCGAAAAAATGCTCAAGGGGCTGTAAGCCACCCCTGTGAAACGGCAGCAGAACCGTATCGTTCTGCTGCCGCACAACAATACGGATAGTTTATCCTCTCTCAATATAAAGTAAATTCCATGAAAAAAAATCTCTTGATGCTGCTGCTTTCCGGCCCACTCTTCGCGGGTAATAATGCGACATACATCGGTGACAAAACCTGTAGTGCCTGTCATACCAAAGAGGTGCACGAATGGCAGGGGTCTGACCATGCCAATGCAATGATGGTAGCGGACGAGAACTCGGTCAAAGCAGACTTCAACAACACGACTTTCGACTATCACGGCATCATCTCTACCTTCTACAGAAAAGAGGGCAAGTTCATGGTGCGTACCGACGGGCCCGACGGGAAACTGCATGACTATGAGATCGCCTATACTTTCGGTATCTACCCGCTGCAGCAGTACATGATAAAGTTTCCGGGCGGCAGGATACAGGTACTCGACCCTACCTGGGACAACCGGAGCAGAGAGGAAGGCGGGCAACGATGGTACCACATTCATGCCGATGAGAATGTGACAGCCGGGGATGTGCTGCACTGGACGGGGCCGAATATGAACTGGAACTATATGTGTGCAGACTGCCACTCCACGGACCTGAAAAAGAACTACGATGAAAAAAGCAGGTCATACCATACGACCTGGAGCAGCATCAATGTCTCCTGCGAAGCCTGTCATGGTCCTGCCTCCATACATTTGGACTGGACGCAGAACCAGGAATTGAACATCTCCAACAAAGGCTTTCCTCTCTCTTTGAAATACAAAGCAGGCAAGTGGGATATCAACAGCACCTCTCACAGGACAACCTTGACGGACAAAGAGATAGAAGTCTGTGCAAAATGCCACTCAAGACGTTCGCAGCTCGACGATGATTTCACTCCCGGCGACAAATTCTCGGACCACTACCTCGCAGTTTTACTTGATGAGGGGCTCTATTTTCCTGACGGAAAAATAGAGGATGAGGTCTATGTCTACGACTCCTTTCTGCAGAGCAAGATGTATGCAAAGGGAGTGACCTGCACCGACTGCCACAACCCGCATACCCTGAAACGCAGGGCGGCAGGTGACAGGGTCTGTTTCCAGTGCCATAGCGAAAAGCGTTATACGGCGACCTCACACCATAAACACAAAGAGGGAAGCAGCGGAAGTTCATGTGTAAGCTGTCACATGCCGGCACGCACCTATATGGGGGTGGACAGCCGCAACGACCATTCGTTCCGTATTCCGAGACCGGACATTTCCGTAGAAATGAAAGAGGTGCCCAATGCCTGTAATCTCTGCCATACGGACAAAACAGCCAAATGGGCTGCTGACGCCGTGAAAAAATGGTACGGAAAGATACCAGTAGGCAAACAGAACTTTTCCCATGCACTGCAGGCACTACGGACAAATGCCCAGGATGCCCCCAAAACACTGTATGCTGTACTGACGAGTAACGCTCCGGACATTGCCAAAGCGACCGTCACTGCCTACCTGGGGAACTACCCTTCGAAACAGACCTATACAACCACCCTGCAGATGCTGAGACGCTCGGATGCCAAAGTACGCAGAGCGGCGCTGCAGGCACTGGAGGCTTTCCCCCCGAAACTGCGGATGAAACAGACCTTTGAAATGCTTCAGGACCCTATCAAGATCGTCAGGATAGAAGCAGCACGGCAACTCTCGACATTCCCTCTGGGAAAAGTAGACAGTGACACTGCCCGGATACTCGAAAAGGCCTTTGACGAATATGAAAAGACTCTCCTGTTCACTGCCGAACGTCCGGAGTCTCAACTGTCACTGGGGGTATTCTACAGCAATCGGAAAATGCCGGGAAAAGCGGAAAAGGCCTATAAAGAAGCCCTTCGTCTGCAACCACAGTTCGTGCCGGGCTACATCAACTACAGCAATTTTTTACTGCAGCAGGGGAAAAACAGAGAAGCTTTCGACATTCTGAAAAAAGGACTTGCACTGTTGCCGAAAATGGGCGTATTGCATCATGCACTCGGTCTATGGTATGTGCGCAACAAGGAATCCGGCAAAGCGCTGGAGGAACTCAGGAAAGCTTTGGAACTTTCACCGGACAATGCCCGTTTCGCCTACGTCTATGCTGTAGCCCTGGCGGAAAATGACCCGAAAAAAGCCATTGAAGTACTTGAAAAAGCCTATAAAAGGCACCGTGGAGACCAACAAATCGTCTCTGCGTTACGCTATTACTACAAACAGACGGGCGATACGGAAAAAAGCAAACTGTACGAGGAGAAGCTTAAAGCGCTGCAGAAGGTTTCCGTACGTTAGCTTCATGCTCCGGTATAGAGCTGTCTCGGTCTGGCGATCTTCGACTGAGGGTCCTTTTTGAACTCGATCCACTGCGTGATCCACCCCACCGTTCTTCCGATGACAAAAATCGGCGTGAACATATTTTTCGGGATCTGGAGTGCCGTCAGGATGATACCGGTGTAGAAGTCGATATTGGGGTAGAGGTTCCTTGAGACGAAGTACTCGTCGCGCAGGGCGATCTCTTCTATCTTCCCTGCGATCTCCATCAGGCGCGAGTCGAGCTGAAGTTCTTCTTTGAGCTCATCCTGCAGTGTTTTGAGTATCTTTGCACGCGGGTCGAAGTTCTTGTAGACGCGGTGTCCGAATCCCATCAGCCTGAAGTCGTCATCGGGGTCCTTGGCTCTGGCAATGTATTTTTCCACATTCTCAACCGAACCGATCATCTCAAGCTGTGCAATGACCGACTCGTTCGCACCTCCGTGCGCACGCCCCCACAGTGCAGCGATCCCCGAAGAGATGGCGACGTAAGGGTGCGCCCCGGTGGAAGCTACTCCCCTTACCACCGTAGTCGAAGCATTCTGTTCATGGTCGGCATGCAGGGTGAAGATGGTGTCGAGTGCCCTGACCTCGACCTCTTTGATCTCCTCATGGCCATTGGGGCCAAGGTGCATCTTCCCTCCCGGATAGGCGCGCATCATCGTCAGGAAATTTTTCGTGAAGCTCAGGTCGATATCGGGCTGGATGAAGGGAATGCCCAGCGAATGCCGGTAGGCAAAGGCGGCGATGGTCGGCATCTTTGCAAGGAGTCGGCTGGCCATGGTATGATAGTCCGCATCGTTGTCGAGAGTGAGATGCTCCTTGTGGAAGGAGGCCAGTGCAGTGATAGTTGCCGAAAGGGTAGCCATGGGATGCGCATTGTTCGGAAACGCATCGAAGAGAAGCCGCAGGTTTTCATGAATGTAGGCGCGGTGGCGCAGTTCAAGGTCGAAATCCTGCAAAGCCTCTTTCGAGGGAAGTTCTCCGTTCAAAAGTAGATAACAGGTCTCCAGATAGCTGTGTTCCGTCGCCAGTTTCTCGATAGGTATGCCCCGGTACCGAAGCTCCCCCTTTGCACCGTCAATAAAAGTGATCTGGGAAGAACAGCTTGCCGTAGAGGTATACCCCGGATCGTAGGTAAACATACCCGTATCGGCAAAAAAACTCCGCAAGTCCACCACTGAAGGGCCGCGTGTCCCGTCCATGATGTCATATTCATAACTTTGTCCGCTTCTGTTATCCGTGAGTGTGACCGTTGCTTTATTCATGACAGACTCCTTCCTAATAATGATTTTTCTATATACTATCATATTTCTATTTTGTAGAATCTGTGTGGAGTATATTCTAATTATTTCAAGGAACACTATTACTACCACCACTAAGACTATAGCGATATAATACGCCCAAAACGAAGGAGATACAATGAAACAATTTGAAAATGTAAATGTAGAACTTGAAGGCAACAGCTATTTTGACGGAGCTGTCACAAGCCGTACGGTCAACTTCCCAGACGGCAGCAGAAAAACACTTGGTTTCATGCTTCCCGGCGAGTACGAGTTCGGTACAGCCGCTGCAGAACTTATGGAGATCACCTCCGGTGAACTCGATGTTAAACTGCCGGGCAGTGACGAATGGCTCAGCATCAAGGGCGGAGAATCTTTCAACGTACCGGCAGACAGCAAGTTCCAGGTAAAAGTAAAGCGCGTGACGGATTACTGCTGCAGCTATTTGTAATGCCTATCATCCAAAGTGGTTCCGGTATTACACACTGACTACACAAAAGAAAGATATACTTGCAGCAAGAAGGTTAAAAAGAGTGCCTCCTCCCCCTTCTCCCTTTTAGCACTCAACCCCGGCAACAGGGATTAACCTTCTAAAGTAAACGGGTGATTTTTCATTTTATATAAGTCAGTGCAACCTCCTCAGCACTTTTTGATAAACTCATGGAAAGGTCACCCTGTACTTCAAGTTTTCCTAACGAATTTTCTTTGTAGCTAAAAACAACAAGCAGTTGTTGTATCGTTCTGCCTTCGCGGGTCGCTTTGCTTCACCGCTTCGGTTTCTCTCCTACAAACGTGAAGCAGTTCACGTTTGCTTAACGGAGATCACCCCATCCATGCATCTTCTTCGATATCAGTACATCATAATGTTCGAACATATCGTCTATGGTACTGCTTGCGACATAGTAGTGTTCTTCGAGCAGTCTCATCCACTCATAGCGTTCCGTATGACTCTTTTTGGGAAGGAAGATAAGGATGTTGCCTGCATTTTTAATGATGGGGTGACATCGCTTCACAAAGTCCTCAAGCATATCATCCTCTATCTTTGCCGTTACAAAAACAAAATCATACAGTTTCCCCTGTATCATATATCGGGGTCTTTCAAGTGCAAATTTGAGTGTTTTGACATTCTCATTTTCCCGGTATTTTTCTGACATTTTCTCATAAAAGGCAAGCTCGGTGCAGTTGATCTGATATTCATACCCTTTTTGTTGACAGAAATCGGCCAATACCTCTGTCATCTCCTCACCGCTGTCAGCAAAATGTGCCATGCAGATCATCGGGTGATCCGGGATGATCTGCAGCAATTGTTCCAGTTTTGTTCTTTCAATTTTTTTCATAGTTGCAGTGTAGCAAAAAATCAGTCTAAATCAGTATAATGTTTTCAAAAAACGCATCAAGGATTTCATGAATGTTACGTAAAAAGATATATAACCCAGAATCCGAAGAGAGAACCAGTGACAGGAAGATCTTCGGCGGTGACCCTACAGGGATATTTGAACTCAATGATATCAAATACCAGTGGGCATACAACCTCTGGGAGATGATGCTCAACAATACCTGGTTCCCCAAAGAGGTGGACATGACAAGAGATGTCAACGACTATAAACGGTTGACAGATGCCGAGAAACAGGCTTACGACAAAGTGCTTGCACAGCTGATCTTTATGGACTCTTTACAGACCAACAATATCATTGACAACCTAAACCCCTTCATTACTGCTCCTGAGGTCAACCTCATTCTGGTAAGGCAGGCATTCGAAGAAGCGTTGCACTCACAAAGCTATGCGGTCATGGTTGACAGTATTTCCACCAACTCCGAAGAGATCTACGAACTTTGGCGAAGAGACATGAAGCTCAAGTCCAAGAATGACGCCATTGCAAAAGTTTATGAGGAACTGTCCGAGAATCCTACAGATGAGAATATCGTCAAAGCGATGTTCGCCAACCAGATCCTTGAGGGGATCTACTTCTACAGCGGATTTACCTACCTTTATACCTTGGCACGTTCGGACAAGATGCTCGGAACCGCTCAGATGATCCGTTTCATCCAGAGAGATGAGGTGACACACCTGCTGCTCTTCCAGAATATGATCAATGCAACGAAAAGAGAGCGCCCTGAACTTTTCACCAAAGAGTTGATAGACGACGTGTACCAGATGTTCAGAGATGCTGTCAAGCTGGAATGCGAATGGGGCACCTATATCACTCAGGGACAGATACTGGGCCTGACCAATGAGATCATCGAGCAGTATATCCAGTACCTTGCCGACAAAAGACTGCATGCCGTGGGGCTTGAAAAGATCTATAATGTGGAACATCCCATCAAATGGGTTGACAATTTCTCGCAATTCAATGACCAGAAGACCAACTTCTTTGAGGGGAATGTAACCAACTACTCCAAAGGAAGTCTGGATCTGGACGACTTTTAGGAAACACCTATGTTCAGCAGAATACCAAAGACCATGGAAGCCGTTGTCCTACAGCTTCCCAGTAAAAAACGCTATCAGGAAAATCTTGACAAGCTGATCGAACTGATCGGCCTGCATCACGACAAGCAGATCATTGTAGCGCCCGAAGTCTGTCTCACCGCCTATGATTACGAACATTTGGAAACAGCAGCCATGTTCTCTGCCAAGGCACTTAAAACACTGAAAAAAGAGATCAATGAACAGATCCTTGTACTCACACTGATCCTCAAAGAGGGTGACGAGTATGTCAATCAGGCCGTGGTGATCCATCAACACAAAGTCGTACACAGACAGAACAAGGTCAAACTTTTCAAACTTGGAGACGAAGACCTCTATCTTCAGGCCGGAAGAGAAAAGAAGATCAAACCTTTTGAGATCGACGGGGTGAAATATGCCCTGCTGATCTGCTTTGAACTGCGTTTCAAGGATCTGTGGAAACGCATAGAGGGTGCCGATATTGTGCTGGTAACTGCCAGATGGGGCAAACAGCGCAAACTACACCTCGAGATACTTTCACGGGCCCTGGCAGTGATGAATCAGTGCTATGTCCTCCTCTCCAACAGTGCCGACAGCGATATGGCAAAATCATCTGCCATCATTGCTCCCAACGGCAATGTGGTCATGGATGACAGCAAAGAAGCCGTCGAAGGCACCGTTGATTTCAGGGAAATAAAGAAGATGCGCCGATACATCGTAATGGATTAAGGGCTCCTCTAATCACATTTTGGCTAAAATTCGCACATTATTAGGGCTAAGGACAAAGAGTAAATGATCAAAGCAAGGAACCGGCAGCATCTTGTCTCGGAAATAGATAAACATTTTCTACTGGATGAACATGTCAAAGAAGCATTTTTGAATGTAGACAGAGAAGCCTTTGTACCCAAAGAGTTCAAACACCTTTCCTACAATCTTGATGCCCTCCCTCTGGCGGCAAGCCAGTGGATCTCCTCACCCCTGACCGTTGCAAAAGTGACACAGCATCTCGAGCTCAAAGGGGTAGACTCCGTACTTGAGGTCGGTTGTGGGAGCGGCTACCAGGCGGCAATCCTCAGCAAGATCTGTCGAAGGGTCTTTACTATCGAACGTATCGATGAACTCCTCAAAGAAGCCAAAGCCAAATTCTCCCAGCTTGAAATTCACAATATCTTCACCCGTTTCGACGACGGACAGCGCGGATGGAAACAGTATGCACCTTTTGAACGCATCCTCTTCTCCGCAACGGCAAAAGAGGTCCCCGAAGTACTCTTCGAACAGCTGGCAGAAGGCGGCATACTCATTGCACCTATAGAACAGGGGCCGGACTACCACATCATTACACGTTTCTACAAAAAGAACGGGCGCATCACTTCCGAAACCATAGAACCCTGTCTTTTTGTACCCGTACTTGACGGTACACAGAAGTAAACATTCCCCTGACTTTCCCTTTACACGATAAAATATAGGGCACCTCTAAATGTCAACCTTTCATAAAAATTATGCTATGATTTATAAAACTGTAAACAGGGAAGCGTATGGAAAAATTGATGAAACCTGCGGAGTATGCCAAAGAACTCGGTATTTCAAGACAGGCGGTTTACGCAAAGATCAAACGGGGCATACTGACAGCGAAGAATGTTGACGGTAAACTTTACATCGTTGTTGACAAAGAAGCCAAAAAAGAGAAAACACCTGCAGCTGCCGAAATCAAAAAAACGACAACTTCCAAATCTGCCACAGCAAATCTGGCAGACAAGCAAACGGACTATAAGGCACTGCTTGACGCCAAAGATGAAACGATCGCTGTACTCAAAGATACGGTCAAAGACCTCAAAGAG
Coding sequences:
- a CDS encoding VWA domain-containing protein, with amino-acid sequence MSFFEAFHFLRPEWLLLLIPSWALVYWLLKNQDDMGKWQKIINPKLLKHLLLNPDRQHSKIAAPWHLGAVLTLMVLAVSGPSWKLKPNPFADDLTRVVLVQKVAPSMLTTDITPTRLARAGIKMQDLLGLRKDTAAALVAYSGTAHLVLPATKDHMILKSFAQALEPAIMPMEGDNLQDALLLAGKELKDQSGTIIILIDAVSPSAVQAALKAGFPKSQKVIFWRIASKELSSPQEFERAASLIDGEYVGYTPDMQDVKTIDEMIEKHFHNAHKEDATRYEDGGYVLVPLIFLLLILWARQGFIAELWRVS
- a CDS encoding DUF58 domain-containing protein is translated as MQHTTEETTGIYVSLSELLRFGYMPMPFNIRPTAPVASQLSGRNRSAMRGRGMDFSELKHYVQGDDTRNMDWKATRRTGKPYIRVYNEERDRNVWLLVSQMNSMFFGSTERMKSVSAAHTAALAAFKTLQAGDRVGAVVYNNDEVKFFKATASKKGVVQILTEVERQNRLLKATNVNNSPKTLNEALKIVSSLAKHDDLVLMIGDGRALDAETRRHVTRISAHNDVMAVLVYDPMEEQIVESPSLFFSDGVETVDVDSTSGSFKKKFDQRLELRKEQMQHLSRKNAIPVLSISTAEPVADQLYRQLNMQGAR
- a CDS encoding DUF4136 domain-containing protein, whose product is MSKLLKTAIAAVMITGLTGCVSTNDIKVETVKSEKANLKGYKTYEIIKESGAVDTTKKDPALKGVDVDAGIKKMIKETLAKKGKTEVKADPDFYVAYLFGTDMDALEIKLDKEGATTIKNVPAAAMVLMLVDADTGSILWMSTAEADYKNLPIEAKRERMKYAIEKMLKGL
- a CDS encoding DUF4381 domain-containing protein — encoded protein: MSTDVNKTLEALGSLDKLHDIITPEPVGFFPLASGWYILLALLAAWLFHVGFLRYKAYQRNRYRRDALNELGSEKSASELLSLAKRVALSAYGREQVARLSGEAWWNFMETYSQTQVPQSLRDEADKVLYLPGYEISPEDHSALYKVTKVWISTHKGGKA
- a CDS encoding VWA domain-containing protein, with the translated sequence MIEFAYPWVFILTVLPFIINRAPLYYISKRMALRISFKEDIDAAMESRQEVSGISRATKGEKFLLFILYVLVLSALAKPNLIGEPVTKDVSQRELLISVDLSGSMMTKDFVNKEGKAIDRLEAVKMVLRDFLKERKGEKIGLILFGNAAFVQAPFTQDLDALEHLLDSLRVGMAGPQTAMGDSIGLAVKMFRESNVTDRMLIVMSDGDDTGSKVPPKTSAELAAKNGVNVFTIGIGDPKNAGEHPIDTDTLKEIAAITGGKFYYAWNLDDLQDIYKQIDKLKPKEIKVLSYRPVKELFAYPLLAAILLLLLQGAWVFWQHKRRGA
- a CDS encoding BatD family protein, whose protein sequence is MKKLLLLWALMSLMLFAAEGAIKGDFKVSVAPYEKLYTSEKVVVNIELLSSAFSITDAKIGLENTADYIVQAPKSAGYLQTIEVDGEEWQKVHYEYALYPLRSGTLEIKPFKISFSASMGYGQKKEHFTFTTEPLQLRVDMQTGVKKGSFVLSTEEYRVTSKLKPAKHKLIVGNALEFTVTQQAKGVPDILLPAVHYRSSPLLRVYDKEPLLKEDLKGKYDASRMDRFTFVAMQEGNITLEAHTLLWWDSKNEKIKRETVPAISLEISTDPQIAIDAQKKARHKLMLTAGAIFLLLLIMAVILYPRIQCYISEYRHRYEESEKGKFDTLIKTLHKASIREVYGAFYRWLECVDVQLARVGFVKLRRDYPEFTDTLDDFENALARQDETLDKRKLEEMFKHLREQLLVSKQLKNNGLAKTINP
- a CDS encoding tetratricopeptide repeat protein, with amino-acid sequence MRMYFKYNPTLIPFAVIALLSVLWLFFGYNGSVSGLFITPDQAGQRAYNKGEYKKAAALFENSDWKGAALFRAGEFKKAKAIYQTRTSKEGKFNLGNTLVMLGLYDNAIKAYELALKIDPDFKEAQENLVIAEARKKLKEVENSGEEGVGKLGADKIVFDNKENKGVEVEERGEVQSAQNNPQWLDRLQTGPKEFLKNKFAFQYKFGEEKQ